ATGCTGTGATCCTCGGGTGCCGGGCCGAGCATGGCCTGTACTTGCGTAGGACCCGGTGGATGATCGATAAATAATCGGGCGGAAGAACCATAGATATATGGCTTCGAGTAGGTCGAATAGACGGCATACGCGAAGACGATCACGAATGTGGAGAGCAAGATCCACCGTCCGCGATACATGACCTTGATCAACTCGGAGAAGTTCAGCTTGCGCTCAACCGGCTTTCTCCGCCGGGTGGTCGGAACGCTCGAACTTTGGACATGTGCACGGCTGAAATTCGGGCTGTCCCCTGGCGTCAGTTTGGAAAAACCGAACGTACTCGCCGGTGAGCCACTTCCATCCGTATTCGGGTTGCCGGTTTGCGGATTGGACTTTGTTGTTTGTTTCTTAGGCAGAAAGCGGCCACCGGGACCGCGCGGGGCGGGCCCTCTACCGTTCTGACCGTTTTCGGACGCGTTCGATTTAAATTCAGGCATAGTTCTGATGCATTCCTATAGTGGCAAACGGGAATGTCTTGATACTCACGGACACGCGAATCCCAATACTGAGTCGCTCATCTATTACAAATGAAAGAACCGCTTTCGTTTCACTGGCGTGTGGACGGCGCCAGATAGTCGTTTTCTAATAGCATCCACCGCGACCTCATCCAGCTCGATTGCGGGAATTGACCGTCCTTCGCAGACAGCCAGTGGATGCTCGGTCACCAGTTTATCGGCGATAATGGGCCGCGCAAACTCGCGAGTGCGCTCTTCGATCCTCTTCAGTAATTCGTATGCGCCTGGCCAACTTGTATAGGGCCGCGTCTTTGTATTGTGGGCATCGCTAGCAAGGATCGAGACAAGACCCGATTCGACTAATGTCATCGCACAAGTCTGGAAGGACTCGCCAAGTTCACCAAGCAAGCAGCCGGTCGTAACCTGCAATAGCGCGCCATGACGTACAAACTCAAGTGCATACTCAGGATTCCGGAGCACGCCCATGTTGCGTTCGGGATGCGCGACGATCGGCGTGATGCCAGACAACCGATAATCGAACAACAGTTGGCTGAAGTAAGGAGGTACTTGATCGAAGTCCATTTCGAGCAAAATGTACTTCGATTGCTCAGATGCTGTAAACTCTTTACGCTGAACTACCTCGCGCGTTTCGGAAGTCACGCGTACTTCTCCACCGAGGTACAGCGGCATGTCGGGCTTACGGTCCAACACCAACTGGAATCGCTCTTTGTGGTGCGCGTGCAGCGCGAGATCTTCAAGCCGTCCGCGGATGTGCGGAGTTGTGAGGATTGCAGTAACACCGCAGGCACGCGCCTGTTCGATCATCGCGAGTGCGGCATCCACGGATTCGGCGCCATCATCGACGCCGGGGACAAGATGACAGTGAATATCAACCATCGGCCATAAGTGCTGAGTGCTGAGTATCTGGTGCTGGATCATCGCCCAGCTTCCGTGCAGAGTCAAAGGAGAGTCCTTCGGCAACGAGGACTCCGAGACCCGCTAGTGTAATAGTAATATAACTCAAAATATGAGTGGCAATTGCATAGGCAAGAGCGATACTTGCCGGCACGCCGAAGATCAGTGCGAGCCCGGTCTTGATGAGCGCGTGGTACGATCCAGTAGCCCCTGGAGTTGGAATCGTGTATGCGATCCCAGAGAGTGTCAGCAACAGCAAGGCATCACCGAACGTCAGATTTCCGGCGGCATCGAACCCCTGCAGCGATACCCACATCGATACACCGTAAATCAGCCAAATCCCGGCCGTTCCAATCACCAGAGGCAAAATCGCGGAGCGATCGAGTCCGCGAAGACCATGCGAAAAATCGATTGCGATCTTTTCGACCCGCGCAGACAGCTTGCCTGGCAATCGCTTGACGAAAATATCGACGAAGCGAAGCGTACGCCGCTCGCTAAAAAACATCAGAATGAACAGGATCAGTGCTGCCAGCATGACGCCAAGCAGTATGATTGCATCGCCGGAGAACATGGGGAACACGGAGGTTAGCCGGGTGCCAAACGACCACAGTGAGAAGATCATCAGTACCGCCAGGGCCATCACGTCGGCAAGGCGCTCGACAACAACACTGGCTAATGCTCCGGCCATCGGAATGTTCTCACCGCGAGACATGAGATATGGCCGGACGATTTCGCCCGAGCGCGGGATGAGATTGTTCATACCATATCCCGCAAGTGTTGCGCGGTAAGCACGCCAAAAACTTGTGCTCCGTTTGAGCGGACGAAGAACGATCTGCCAGCGAAACGCGCGGACGGCGTGCGAAAGGAACATCATCATTACTCCGCCCAGCAGTGGGAAGAAGTGCGCATCGCCAATAGCGTGCAGCGACCCTGCAATATCTTGTCCGCGAAAGGCAAGATAGAGCAGGCCAAGAGTCGCAAGAGCGATTGCGATAGAAGAAAGGGCGCGACGGTTCAACTGTGGCAAGAATTCTCGAATGAATGGTCTCCGCGTGGGCTGGGCGGTCGCTGGTATCAACCCGGAACGCGAGGGCTTTCATTCCACCGGATGGCGCCCTCCGGATACGGGTAACACGATGGGGGGACGGGCGATAACATTCTGTTTGCGAGCCGAGGAAAGCGAGACCCCATCCGCAACCATAAAGATGACCCCGATTATTGTCGTCAAAAGATAGTTGGAAGCATGCGTAAGAGTCGCGAATGCAATCGCCATTTCCGGGGGCACACCAAAGACTGTCGCAAGGGATTGGCTGACGAAGAAGTGATAGGTCCCCGTCCCACCCGGTGCCGGCATGATATATGCCAGACCCGACATCGATTGCAGCAGGAAGCAGCCGAGCAGACCGACATGGCCCATGTCATTACCAGAACTGGCCGGCATCGCGAGCGTGCTGATATACATCGATATCGTATAGAACGCCGAGATACCGAGCGTTCCGAGGATCACCGGTATTGCCGAGCCACTTCGGACGCCTCGAAGTCCATCCTCAACGCGCGCGGCACCGTGCTCGATCGCGCCGCGAAATCGCTTCGGTAAACCGCGCCCAATCCAATGAATCACCCGCGTCGTCTTCTTTTCGCTAAAGATGATCAGCAGCGCCATGCTGAAGATCGCCAGTAAGGCGGCAACAATGGGCAATGCCGCCGCGCCGACAGTCGGGAATTCGCGCGCGATCTCGTTCTGGAATAACAGGATCGATACGATGAGGATCGCGGTCAGACCAACAAGATCGGTCAGCCGCTCGATCAGCAACACCGCGACCGATGACGACACCGGAATGTCCTCGCGCTTCGAAAACAGCACTGGACGAATAATATCGCCTGCCCGCGGGATCAGGTTGTTCGCCGCATAGCCTGCGATCAGCGCGCGAAAAGCTGAGGTCAAACTGGTGTGCGGCGCGATGGGCCGCAGGAACATCTTGTAGCGCCAGGCACGCACCAAATGAGACAGAAACATCACCCCCGTGCCCGCGAGGATCACGAGGAGGTTCGCACCCTGAAGCTCCACTCCCAATCGGCGCAGATGCTGACCCCGAAACGCAAAATACAGAGCCACGCCAGCGACCACTATCGCTGCGCCGTATCGAACTGATGGATGCTTCATCTAATGATGAGCAACCTGCTAAAGCCGTGCCGGAAAGAAGCTCTCGTTTACAACACAGATTCGCCAGAAATACAAAGACCCACAGCAGGTTAGCTGTGGGCCCTTGAAATTGGCGACAAAAAGGGCCGCCTGTTGGCGGTTCAGCTGGAAAGGACATCATCTCGGACTAAAAGATTCCGATTTCTAAATCCCCGAAAAAGAAAATTGAAAAAGAACCCTTATGGCGCCAGCCGAACGCCATTCGTGTCCAGTGTCAGGCCGGCGAACCACGCCTCGCCACTGCCCGCTACCTGCACGCCGAAATCGACATTCTTCGCCGTGTCGCTGACAGGCAACACGAACGAGAAGTGCCGCCAGTCGTGCGTGCCATACCACGCCGAGTCCTGCATGTTGTTGCTCGCAAGGATCTTCCCAGTATACTGACCCGGCGGACGGCCATCGACACGCATCCACAACCCCGCCCAGCGAGCGACGTTCTTCGTCTTGATCCAGCCGCTGTATGTCACGTTCGTCCCGCGCACATGCGCAAGCAGCGCAGACTGCGATATCACGCTCGCACCGATACCGGGCGAACCATCCCCTTTCGAGACCTTCACGTGCAGCGAGTACTTACCCGCCGGCACAGTTCCGCTATCGCAGGAGTACGACGAACCCTTGGTCCAGCAACCCCATTGCGCGGGCTTGCCTTGCTCGTCGCGCTCGGCAAACGTCAGGTTAAACAGGTTGCGCTGCACCTGATAGTAGCCAAACATGGCGCAAGGCACAAGAAGCAGGCAAAGCAAAATGAGAGCAATAATCTTCGGTTTCATCCCTGCAAAGATACAATGACATCTGGCGCGCGCTTAAGCTTGCGCGAGGCTGCATTGAGAATGCTACTTCCCCGCACTGCTGAGCTGTTTTGGGACAACATCAAATAATTATATATTCCGTTTTCGGAAAATATTCATGAACGAGTTACGGTGTCACCTGGCCAACCATGCTTCTTGATTGAAAAGAGCCAATTTCATATTTCATACTTCATATTTCATATTTCATATTTTCCCGAGAGACCCCCCTCCATCTAATACAACGAGGTTCGACACCTCTGGCATCGCATATTTTCGATGAATTATTGATTAAATTGTAGGGACGTGCCGCGCACGTCATGACTGCTGGCGTAACCTGAATTCTCCGTGTGTTCCGAGACAGGACGTGCGCGGCACGTCCCTACGTAGCCGGGTACCCGCAGGGCGCACGCCGCAGCTTGCGCAAAGCCGCTGCGGAAAACCGTAGTTTTGCATCATGCCGAAGTAACGA
The DNA window shown above is from Bacteroidota bacterium and carries:
- a CDS encoding CpsB/CapC family capsule biosynthesis tyrosine phosphatase, with amino-acid sequence MVDIHCHLVPGVDDGAESVDAALAMIEQARACGVTAILTTPHIRGRLEDLALHAHHKERFQLVLDRKPDMPLYLGGEVRVTSETREVVQRKEFTASEQSKYILLEMDFDQVPPYFSQLLFDYRLSGITPIVAHPERNMGVLRNPEYALEFVRHGALLQVTTGCLLGELGESFQTCAMTLVESGLVSILASDAHNTKTRPYTSWPGAYELLKRIEERTREFARPIIADKLVTEHPLAVCEGRSIPAIELDEVAVDAIRKRLSGAVHTPVKRKRFFHL
- a CDS encoding lysylphosphatidylglycerol synthase transmembrane domain-containing protein, which gives rise to MPQLNRRALSSIAIALATLGLLYLAFRGQDIAGSLHAIGDAHFFPLLGGVMMMFLSHAVRAFRWQIVLRPLKRSTSFWRAYRATLAGYGMNNLIPRSGEIVRPYLMSRGENIPMAGALASVVVERLADVMALAVLMIFSLWSFGTRLTSVFPMFSGDAIILLGVMLAALILFILMFFSERRTLRFVDIFVKRLPGKLSARVEKIAIDFSHGLRGLDRSAILPLVIGTAGIWLIYGVSMWVSLQGFDAAGNLTFGDALLLLTLSGIAYTIPTPGATGSYHALIKTGLALIFGVPASIALAYAIATHILSYITITLAGLGVLVAEGLSFDSARKLGDDPAPDTQHSALMADG
- a CDS encoding lysylphosphatidylglycerol synthase transmembrane domain-containing protein, yielding MKHPSVRYGAAIVVAGVALYFAFRGQHLRRLGVELQGANLLVILAGTGVMFLSHLVRAWRYKMFLRPIAPHTSLTSAFRALIAGYAANNLIPRAGDIIRPVLFSKREDIPVSSSVAVLLIERLTDLVGLTAILIVSILLFQNEIAREFPTVGAAALPIVAALLAIFSMALLIIFSEKKTTRVIHWIGRGLPKRFRGAIEHGAARVEDGLRGVRSGSAIPVILGTLGISAFYTISMYISTLAMPASSGNDMGHVGLLGCFLLQSMSGLAYIMPAPGGTGTYHFFVSQSLATVFGVPPEMAIAFATLTHASNYLLTTIIGVIFMVADGVSLSSARKQNVIARPPIVLPVSGGRHPVE